In Caldilineales bacterium, the genomic window CTGTCGCTTCGACCAGCCAGTGAGGAATCCCCAAGTCAGAAGTTCATAAGCAGGTGAACACCCACGAATGCCCACACGCAGCGAACGCATCTATCTATGTCCTCGCGACAATGGCCAGCCAGGCTGGGTCATGGACTTTCCGGCGTGGTGGAATCGCAGCGGCTTCTTCGAGAAGTACGGCCCCTTCGAGAAGCAAGGCTCACGTTGGTTCGACACCGGCAATCCCTGGTACGTGGACTACGCCTTACTCCTGACCATGAGCGAAGCGGCGGCCTGGGATAAACAATGTCGAAAAGCATTTGCGGAGGACTCGCGAAATCAGCAGGCTGCGATAGCGGAAGCAATGCGTCTCCTGGCAGGGAGGCTCGATGCGGCCCAATGGGTCATTGTCGAGTCCTACGAGTGGGAGTCGGGCCTGGAATAGAATCCGCCTGGGCGGTCTGCTGCGTCCATCGTCAGCTAGGCTTTCAATCTCAATCCGTGTTCCTCCGTGTTCATCCGTGTCCAGGAGCCTTTTCTGACCGTCTACCAGGGTCGCGATCGAGGCCACACACGAGGCCCGTTAGTCGCTGCGGCTTTCTTGACAAACGCTCTGGGCTGCGTTATCATCGCCATGATGAAATCGATTTCATGATATCGATTTACATCATCATTTTCCTCTCCCCCCTCCCCTCCCCAACCACGAGGCGCAGGTAGTGACCACCATTAGCGATGTCGCTAAACGAGCGGGCGTTTCGCCAGTCACGGTTTCACGGGTCATCAACGACCTGGGAAACGTGAGCCTGGCCACGCGCGAGCGGGTGGGGTTGGCGATCCAGGAATTGGGCTATGTGCCGAGCGGGGTGGCGCAGAGCCTGCGCTCGAAACGGACGCGCTCGCTGGCCCTGATCGTGCCCGACATCCAGAACAGCTTCTGGACGACGGTGGCGCGTGGGGTCGAGGACGCCGCCCAGAGCAAGGGCTACTCGGTCTTCCTCTGCAACACCGACGAAAACCCCGCCAAGCAGCGACGCTATCTCGAGGTGGTGATCGGCCAGCGGGTCGATGGCGTCATCATCGCCCCCTACGATTCCGACGGCGCCAACCTGGCGCCGCTGCGCGACCGCGAGATTGCCACGGTCGTCATCGACCGCCACATCGAGGGGTGGGACACCGACACGGTCAACAGCGACTCGATCGCCGGGGCGCGGGCGCTGACGCAACATCTCCTCGGCCTGGGCCACCAACGCATCGCCATCATCACCGGCCCGGCCACCACCACCACCGCCGCCGACCGCGTGACGGGCTATCGCCTGGCCCTGAACGAAGCCGGCCTGACGCCTGACGAGCGGCTGATCAAATATGGTGAGTTCCGTTCGGCGGTGGGCGAGCGGCTGACGCACGAGGTCTTCGACGCCGGGCTGGCGCCGACGGCCATCTTCGCCGCCAACAACGTCATCGCCATCGGCGTCATGGCCGCCCTGGAAAAACGCGGGCTGCGCGTCCCGCACGACATCGCCCTGGTCTGTTTCGACGACCTGCCCAACACCTCGCTGCTGTTCCCGTTCTTCACCGTGGCGGCCCAACCGGTGTACGAAGTCGGCGTCAATGCCGCCCAATTGCTGTTCAGCCGGCTGGAAGCCGAGGCCCCGCTGCACCCGCGCCATGTGGTGCTTCCCACCCGTCTCGTCATCCGCCACTCCTGCGGCAGCAAATGGCAGCGCGGCATCGACTTTGGCATCAGCCTGCCCCTGCCTGCCGCCGGCCAAGACGAGACCCGGCTGGTGCCGCCGCTCGGCCCGGCCGCGCTGCGGTTGGCGGCGATGGGATGGGACGGCGCCGCCGCTGGCGAGACCCGGCCGACCAGTTACGACAACTCTGACATCGACCGGCTGCTCAAGGCCCTGCGCCATCAGGAACCCGACCGCATCCCCCACCTGGAGTTCTGGATCAGCAGCCGCCCGGTGCTGGAATATGTGCTGGAACGACCGCTGGAGAACCCAAGCCCGGACGAGAAGACGGGCGAGCCGCTCATCCAGCCGGAGGAACACATCGAGTTTGCACAACGGTTGGGCATGGATGCGGTGACCTGCCGTTTCATCTGGCGGCCCAACAATGTCTATCGCCAGGCGTCGGACGGGAGCAGGCACTATGTGGATGGCACGGTCAAGAC contains:
- a CDS encoding substrate-binding domain-containing protein, translated to MTTISDVAKRAGVSPVTVSRVINDLGNVSLATRERVGLAIQELGYVPSGVAQSLRSKRTRSLALIVPDIQNSFWTTVARGVEDAAQSKGYSVFLCNTDENPAKQRRYLEVVIGQRVDGVIIAPYDSDGANLAPLRDREIATVVIDRHIEGWDTDTVNSDSIAGARALTQHLLGLGHQRIAIITGPATTTTAADRVTGYRLALNEAGLTPDERLIKYGEFRSAVGERLTHEVFDAGLAPTAIFAANNVIAIGVMAALEKRGLRVPHDIALVCFDDLPNTSLLFPFFTVAAQPVYEVGVNAAQLLFSRLEAEAPLHPRHVVLPTRLVIRHSCGSKWQRGIDFGISLPLPAAGQDETRLVPPLGPAALRLAAMGWDGAAAGETRPTSYDNSDIDRLLKALRHQEPDRIPHLEFWISSRPVLEYVLERPLENPSPDEKTGEPLIQPEEHIEFAQRLGMDAVTCRFIWRPNNVYRQASDGSRHYVDGTVKTWADLENLEPPPSLLDQLNHLERYLRASQGTGVGVAPDFSSFFDSALLAVGMQDALYRFHDDRAFLEHLMDTLLAHQERVVQAVCDRFGDDLAFVLINDDVAHNAGLLIHPDMFAQIFPHRLRRLITPAKERGKAVVFHSDGRLDRLLPLLHSAGVDAVHPVEPEANDIRELKHEWQGKLAFIGNIPTLLLAHGNAASIEERVRVQCQQLGPGGGYVLGSSTSIMEGIPPRNFVTMTQAAHKYGRYGSLGSLAWQFDPVVSSNGRVTAGTTKEMTR